One window of the Granulicella arctica genome contains the following:
- a CDS encoding alpha/beta fold hydrolase has protein sequence MDRRNFLTQGGLLTLAGVAPASATPSHSERRSMPQTAIHRIQADGVTVFYREAGDPSAPVVLLLHGFPTSSFQYRELIPRLADRYHVIAPDLPGFGFTEVPADRRYTYTFDALARTVLAFTEALHLQRYALYVFDYGAPTGFRLAMAHPERVTAIVSQNGNAYEEGLGDAWAPIQQYWREPTAAHREVVHQALNPEGIRYQYTEGVPHPERIGPESYTLDSAMIARPGNMDIQLDLFLDYANNVKLYPAFQQYFRTAKPPLLAIWGEHDPFFIPAGAKAFTRDNSNATVQFLDTGHFALETHVEEVAAAMRHFLETAGI, from the coding sequence ATGGACCGTCGTAATTTTCTGACGCAGGGTGGGTTGCTCACCCTTGCCGGCGTAGCTCCCGCATCTGCTACACCATCCCATTCGGAGAGACGGTCTATGCCTCAGACAGCCATCCACCGCATTCAGGCCGACGGTGTGACCGTCTTCTATCGCGAGGCCGGCGATCCCAGTGCACCGGTCGTCCTTCTCCTCCACGGGTTTCCAACATCGTCCTTTCAGTACCGCGAGTTGATCCCGCGCCTCGCCGATCGCTATCACGTCATTGCGCCCGACCTCCCCGGTTTCGGCTTCACCGAAGTGCCTGCGGATCGACGCTATACATACACCTTTGACGCCCTCGCACGCACTGTGCTTGCCTTCACCGAAGCCTTGCATCTGCAGCGATACGCGCTCTATGTATTCGACTACGGCGCGCCAACCGGCTTCCGCCTCGCCATGGCCCATCCCGAACGGGTCACCGCCATCGTTTCGCAGAATGGCAACGCCTACGAAGAGGGCCTCGGCGATGCGTGGGCCCCGATCCAGCAGTATTGGCGCGAACCCACGGCAGCGCACCGCGAAGTCGTTCACCAGGCATTGAACCCAGAGGGCATTCGCTACCAGTACACCGAAGGCGTACCTCACCCCGAGAGGATCGGACCCGAGAGCTACACGCTTGACTCGGCAATGATCGCTCGTCCAGGGAATATGGATATTCAGCTCGATCTCTTCCTCGACTACGCGAACAACGTGAAGCTCTACCCAGCCTTCCAGCAGTACTTTCGCACCGCCAAACCGCCGCTACTCGCCATATGGGGAGAGCACGATCCGTTCTTCATCCCCGCTGGTGCCAAGGCGTTTACGCGCGACAATTCGAACGCGACCGTCCAGTTTCTGGATACGGGTCACTTCGCGCTTGAGACCCATGTCGAGGAGGTCGCCGCTGCCATGCGTCACTTTCTTGAGACCGCAGGCATATAA
- a CDS encoding GH39 family glycosyl hydrolase: MTQASVWLTRTLVASGMTLQALATGAVLAQGVVPQPAPASTQPPVAIQVDLAKTVGPYKPIYSWFGYDEGNYTTMRHGTELLKELHDLSPVPVYIRVHHLLTSGDGKAELKFSSTNVYTEDVNGTPVYDFKILDGIFDAYKAAGVRPMVELGFMPKDLAADLPDRHEPYQVHYPKNAISGKSNNPPKDYAKWGELARVVTAHLVERYGKDQVLQWYFEVWNEPDIDYWHTTPEAYWKLYDYAVAGVRAALPGAKVGGPATTSPGNEKARTFLHNFLEHVNSGKSAANGKSIPMDFISFHAKGFPTIADGKVTMGIKRELTDADKGFELIATFPKFKSLPIIISEADPEGCAACSSKVNPANNYRNGTLYPAYTAAAFKGLFELQDRHAVNLISMLSWSFEFEDKDYFEGFRSLATNGVDKPVLNVFRMFALMSGNRVSTTSTGKVPLDTLLSTGVRQASDVDAFATKAEREAAVLVWNYHDVDGPAEAVPTTITIGGIPSGVHRVLLEHYRLDDTHSNSYTIWKAMGSPQKPTTQQYADLQSAGHLQLLTSPDWLDVVNGQVKVTTDMPRQGTSLLHLKW; encoded by the coding sequence ATGACCCAGGCTTCTGTTTGGTTGACGCGAACGCTCGTAGCAAGTGGCATGACTCTGCAGGCGCTCGCCACGGGCGCGGTGCTGGCACAGGGCGTCGTGCCCCAGCCCGCACCGGCTTCGACCCAGCCGCCAGTTGCCATTCAGGTCGATCTCGCAAAGACGGTCGGACCGTATAAGCCGATCTACAGCTGGTTTGGCTATGACGAAGGCAACTACACAACGATGCGTCACGGTACGGAGCTACTGAAGGAGTTGCATGACCTGAGCCCGGTTCCTGTCTACATTCGTGTGCATCACCTGCTCACTTCGGGCGATGGCAAAGCTGAGCTCAAGTTCAGCTCCACCAACGTCTACACCGAAGATGTGAACGGGACGCCGGTCTATGACTTCAAAATTCTTGACGGCATCTTCGATGCCTATAAAGCTGCCGGTGTGCGCCCCATGGTCGAGCTTGGCTTCATGCCAAAGGACCTCGCCGCCGATCTTCCCGATCGTCACGAGCCCTACCAGGTTCACTATCCCAAGAACGCCATCTCCGGCAAGTCCAACAACCCGCCAAAGGACTACGCGAAGTGGGGCGAACTCGCCCGCGTCGTAACCGCCCACCTCGTCGAACGTTACGGCAAGGATCAGGTCCTGCAGTGGTACTTCGAAGTCTGGAACGAACCCGACATCGACTACTGGCACACCACACCTGAAGCTTATTGGAAGCTCTACGACTACGCGGTTGCCGGTGTCCGTGCGGCGCTCCCCGGAGCAAAAGTAGGCGGGCCCGCCACGACAAGCCCAGGCAACGAGAAGGCTCGCACCTTCCTGCATAACTTCCTCGAGCACGTAAACTCCGGTAAGAGCGCAGCGAACGGTAAGTCAATCCCCATGGACTTCATCTCCTTCCACGCCAAAGGCTTTCCCACCATCGCCGACGGCAAGGTCACCATGGGCATCAAGCGTGAGCTTACCGACGCCGACAAGGGCTTCGAGCTCATCGCCACCTTCCCCAAATTCAAGAGCCTGCCCATCATCATCAGCGAGGCCGATCCGGAAGGCTGCGCCGCCTGCTCCTCGAAGGTCAACCCCGCGAATAACTACCGCAATGGCACTCTCTATCCCGCTTATACCGCGGCAGCCTTCAAGGGCCTCTTCGAGCTGCAGGATCGCCATGCCGTCAACCTTATCTCCATGCTGAGCTGGTCTTTCGAGTTTGAAGATAAAGACTACTTTGAAGGTTTCCGATCCCTCGCCACGAACGGCGTCGACAAACCCGTCCTCAACGTCTTCCGCATGTTCGCACTCATGTCCGGCAATCGCGTCAGCACCACCAGCACCGGCAAGGTCCCGCTCGACACGCTCCTTAGCACCGGTGTTCGGCAGGCCTCCGATGTAGACGCCTTCGCCACCAAGGCTGAGCGCGAGGCAGCCGTGCTCGTCTGGAACTATCACGACGTGGATGGGCCAGCGGAAGCTGTGCCCACGACCATCACCATCGGCGGCATCCCTTCGGGCGTCCATCGCGTTCTACTGGAGCACTATCGTCTCGACGATACGCACAGCAATTCCTACACGATTTGGAAGGCCATGGGTTCTCCGCAAAAACCAACGACACAGCAGTATGCAGACCTCCAATCGGCGGGGCACCTGCAACTCCTCACGTCTCCAGATTGGCTGGACGTCGTCAATGGCCAGGTCAAAGTCACGACCGACATGCCGCGACAGGGCACTTCGCTCCTGCACTTGAAGTGGTAA
- a CDS encoding MFS transporter, protein MPLFRQGRSAERYDGERMGWYAVALVTAAITISYFDRQTLPVAISSIQRNIPISNQQFSYLQTSFLLAYAALYAIGGRLLDRLGTRRGFMLIMLWWSVACALHGFASGFMLLLIARFLLGMGEGGAFPAAIRVVAEWIPPEQRSTAVGFINAGTALGSVLAPPLIGFILLHSGWRAVFVSAGAAGLAWVAWWLLTYRSNSLTLSSNTLDARLLAQQLTFREIISIHSVQALVFAKFMSDSAWYFLLFWLPKYLYDARGFDIKHVSYYAWIPYAASGVGSLLGGLFSSRLLRRGYSLDKARKIALGLSAVFMPVVMLVSLVPVQWAILLFSVAFFCQQSWSGLIMTVPADIFPLSAVGTVSGLVGFGGAIGGAIFGIVAGYLLGHGFGYGTLFVLVGTFHLIGFLAILLFAGKIQPLRPHDLMEIESTA, encoded by the coding sequence ATGCCCCTGTTCAGGCAAGGACGATCCGCAGAACGATACGACGGCGAGCGCATGGGCTGGTACGCCGTCGCGCTCGTCACCGCCGCCATCACCATCAGCTACTTCGACCGGCAAACCTTGCCCGTCGCCATCTCCTCCATCCAGCGCAACATCCCCATTTCGAACCAGCAGTTCTCCTACCTTCAGACCTCGTTCCTCCTGGCCTATGCAGCGCTCTACGCCATCGGTGGGCGCCTGCTCGATCGCCTCGGCACACGCAGAGGCTTCATGCTCATCATGCTTTGGTGGTCGGTCGCCTGTGCGCTGCATGGCTTCGCCTCCGGCTTCATGCTCCTGCTCATCGCCCGCTTCCTGCTCGGCATGGGCGAGGGCGGTGCCTTCCCTGCCGCCATCCGCGTCGTCGCCGAGTGGATACCACCCGAGCAGCGCTCCACCGCCGTAGGCTTTATCAACGCCGGTACCGCACTCGGCTCCGTCCTCGCTCCACCGCTCATTGGCTTCATCCTGCTCCACAGTGGGTGGCGCGCCGTCTTCGTCTCCGCAGGTGCGGCAGGCCTGGCCTGGGTCGCCTGGTGGTTGCTGACCTATCGCAGCAACTCGCTCACCCTTTCTTCAAACACCCTCGACGCCCGACTCCTCGCTCAACAGCTTACCTTCCGCGAGATCATCAGCATCCACAGCGTGCAGGCGCTTGTCTTTGCGAAGTTTATGAGTGACTCTGCGTGGTATTTCCTTCTCTTCTGGCTGCCCAAATACCTGTACGACGCGCGCGGCTTCGACATCAAGCACGTCAGCTACTACGCCTGGATTCCGTACGCCGCCTCAGGAGTCGGCAGCCTCCTTGGTGGTCTCTTTTCGAGCCGACTCCTCCGCAGGGGCTACTCGCTCGACAAGGCTCGCAAGATTGCCCTCGGCCTCAGCGCTGTTTTTATGCCCGTTGTTATGCTCGTATCGCTCGTACCGGTGCAGTGGGCGATTCTTCTCTTTAGCGTCGCCTTCTTCTGCCAGCAGTCGTGGTCCGGTCTCATCATGACCGTCCCCGCAGACATCTTCCCACTTTCCGCTGTCGGCACCGTCTCCGGACTGGTCGGCTTCGGTGGAGCCATCGGGGGAGCCATCTTCGGCATCGTCGCCGGCTACCTGCTCGGCCACGGCTTCGGCTACGGAACGCTCTTCGTCCTGGTCGGCACCTTTCACCTCATCGGTTTTCTCGCCATCCTGCTCTTCGCTGGCAAAATTCAACCCCTTCGACCCCATGACCTCATGGAGATAGAGAGCACCGCATGA
- a CDS encoding glycoside hydrolase family 125 protein encodes MTRRSLMKSAGQVSLGLAARSLWPSLALAEQTGNMTTSQRPVAADRKFHSAAVEEFITQTSKRVADPELAMLFANCYPNTLDTTVEPGTFEGKPDTAVITGDIAAMWLRDSSAQVWPYLPFASKDPALRALLEGVIRRQARCILIDPYANAFMADLSAPALEGSRKDKTDMKQGVGERKWELDSLCYPIRLAHGYWKQTGDVKPFDARWRQAVTLIVATMRVQQRKHGEGPYRFQRVSDVATETLPSVGYGNPVKPVGLIASGFRPSDDACIFPFLVPANLFAVTSLRHLAEMAHAILHDEALANDAQTLAAEVEQALRQYAIAPTKAGTIWAYEVDGFGSQLLMDDANVPSLLGLPYIASSPDAALYARTRSFVWSEQNPWFFHGAAGEGIGGPHEGKDMIWPMAQIIYALTSTSDTEIRRSLVMLKASSAGSGFMHESYFKDDPKRFTRTWFAWANTLFGELVGHLAATRPELLHE; translated from the coding sequence ATGACGCGACGTTCCCTGATGAAATCGGCCGGACAGGTCTCACTTGGACTGGCAGCCCGCTCCCTCTGGCCCAGCCTCGCCCTTGCCGAGCAGACTGGCAACATGACGACCTCGCAGCGGCCAGTTGCCGCCGACCGCAAGTTCCATTCCGCAGCGGTCGAGGAGTTCATCACGCAAACGTCGAAGCGCGTCGCCGATCCTGAACTCGCTATGCTCTTCGCCAATTGCTATCCGAACACGCTCGACACGACAGTCGAGCCCGGCACCTTCGAAGGAAAGCCCGATACCGCCGTGATTACAGGCGACATCGCCGCCATGTGGCTGCGGGACTCCTCCGCGCAGGTCTGGCCTTACTTGCCGTTCGCCTCGAAAGATCCCGCACTGCGGGCGCTGCTCGAAGGCGTCATCCGCCGCCAGGCCCGCTGCATCCTCATCGATCCCTACGCCAATGCCTTTATGGCTGATCTCTCCGCACCCGCCCTCGAAGGAAGCCGCAAGGATAAGACTGACATGAAGCAGGGGGTAGGCGAGCGCAAGTGGGAGTTGGATTCGCTCTGCTACCCCATTCGGCTCGCACACGGCTATTGGAAACAGACTGGAGACGTGAAGCCCTTCGACGCGCGCTGGCGGCAGGCCGTGACCCTGATCGTTGCAACCATGCGGGTCCAGCAACGCAAGCACGGCGAGGGTCCTTACCGTTTTCAGCGCGTCTCAGACGTCGCGACCGAGACGCTTCCGTCCGTCGGCTACGGCAATCCCGTAAAGCCCGTTGGTTTAATCGCCTCCGGCTTCCGCCCGTCCGACGACGCGTGTATCTTCCCGTTCCTCGTGCCGGCAAATCTTTTTGCCGTCACCTCGCTCCGACACCTCGCTGAGATGGCACATGCCATCCTGCATGACGAAGCACTCGCCAACGATGCCCAGACCCTGGCTGCAGAGGTCGAACAAGCCCTCCGTCAATACGCCATCGCTCCCACAAAGGCAGGGACCATCTGGGCTTACGAGGTCGACGGCTTCGGCAGCCAGCTCCTTATGGACGACGCCAATGTTCCAAGCCTCCTCGGTCTTCCATACATCGCCAGTTCCCCCGATGCAGCGTTATACGCACGGACTAGAAGTTTCGTCTGGAGTGAGCAGAATCCGTGGTTCTTCCACGGCGCTGCTGGCGAAGGTATCGGTGGTCCCCACGAGGGCAAAGATATGATCTGGCCGATGGCGCAGATCATTTATGCACTCACCAGCACCTCCGACACTGAGATCCGCCGCTCCCTGGTGATGCTGAAGGCCTCGTCCGCAGGCAGCGGCTTCATGCACGAAAGCTACTTCAAGGATGACCCGAAGCGGTTTACGCGAACGTGGTTCGCCTGGGCCAACACGCTCTTTGGCGAACTCGTCGGCCATCTGGCCGCAACGCGTCCGGAGCTGCTGCATGAATAA
- a CDS encoding TonB-dependent receptor, translated as MMSQNFFRILGMSSLAGTLLIACTAAAQVEQGRFVGRIADPQDSTIVGAIVKITNNGTNIVQTATTDNSGNFVVTPVQAGIYTLSVTAPGFETTTTSKIEVQVGQIVREDLKLAVGSSNVTVEVTTTTPLLTTDSATVGQVITNQQLTGLPLNGRGFYRLAELTPGAALLAPTGNSLAIRPEVVDGNTISGIRGSATSFLLDGVDVSEQHQGGTFIQTSIDALQEFSVQQSPYSAEYNRGGAFFNATVKSGTNQLHGGIFEFIRNDKLDARNFFALTRQILKRNQFGGDVGGPLVIPHLYNGRDKSFFFFDYEGQRLRQGEVFNSIVASNAQRAGNFGSKTIYDPLLTRTVGGVVVRTPFANNTIPAGRLSSAALAIQNFNPAPNTTTGTFSYAPSQAIDFNQYTVRLDHTINASNRLFARWIYVTNREVDPNSSPSLGTASLTSIGQDIAVGVITNLGANKVNEARVHFLPSHVRLSAFLQGPDFNGQFGVAGFTPQLRPGSGGSFPDYAWSGYTSLQGSAFDQRPKSQDRKAAEGTENFTILKGKHSIKFGTLIRYYQWLGYDSETYAGQFNFNGNASGDAYADFLLGYPSSIARAYPANNFGGQQTYKQFFVQDDIRLSSRLTINAGLRYEYSPWMAGYKGQIGTFDPTQAKPIIVSGTGTVPDLTSQYAAPAAFQFFGQYIQTSSQAGLPINITYTDKHQFGPRFGIAYSAAKKTVIRGGFGMFYEPEGSSGRVNLDMLPFRLAETVNQTQNVVPTRTLSNFFLGTALGSAQANPTLVPSKTHLNVGYNEHYSLGVQQQLTNNDVLEVGYVGNHGVDLNGTNDFNDPTPGPGAIQGRRPYQPWGTITYNTQDTSTNYNSLQAKLEHRTGYGLTALVAYTYSKFFQFNQSPSIGGNTGYEYALSPYDTPQNLAMSGSYQLPVGRGRQFLGTTNKAVDSVLGGWQLQTIVVLRSGVPYTPVISGDRANTGVGSQRPILNPAGGSPTFQRSIANWFDKTRYVNAPLYTYGNVLANSLRSDMYRQYDASIFKNFNLPHESVMSFRAEFFNISNTTSFNAPNATVDATAGGQVTSTSVPSRDIQFALKYNF; from the coding sequence ATGATGAGCCAAAACTTCTTTCGGATTCTAGGAATGTCCTCATTGGCCGGCACGCTGCTGATCGCCTGCACCGCCGCTGCGCAGGTCGAACAGGGTCGTTTCGTGGGCCGCATCGCCGACCCGCAGGACTCAACCATCGTCGGAGCCATCGTCAAAATCACGAACAATGGAACCAATATTGTGCAAACGGCTACCACCGACAACAGCGGCAACTTTGTCGTTACACCGGTCCAGGCAGGAATCTACACGCTCAGCGTGACGGCACCCGGCTTCGAGACCACCACCACCTCGAAGATCGAAGTGCAGGTTGGCCAGATCGTACGGGAGGACCTCAAGCTTGCGGTCGGTTCGTCGAACGTCACCGTCGAAGTCACCACAACAACTCCGCTCCTCACCACTGACTCGGCGACCGTGGGCCAGGTCATCACCAACCAGCAACTTACTGGTCTGCCGCTGAACGGCCGTGGCTTCTACCGACTGGCCGAGTTGACCCCCGGTGCCGCACTGCTCGCGCCAACGGGAAACTCGCTTGCCATCAGGCCCGAGGTCGTCGACGGCAACACGATCAGCGGCATTCGCGGTAGTGCCACCTCCTTTCTGCTCGACGGCGTTGATGTCAGCGAACAGCACCAGGGAGGCACCTTCATCCAAACCTCGATCGACGCGCTGCAGGAGTTCTCGGTACAACAGAGTCCCTACTCCGCCGAATACAACCGCGGTGGTGCCTTCTTCAACGCGACCGTCAAGAGCGGTACTAACCAGCTTCACGGTGGCATCTTCGAGTTCATTCGGAATGACAAGCTCGATGCTCGCAACTTCTTCGCACTGACCCGCCAGATTCTGAAGCGGAACCAATTCGGCGGCGATGTCGGCGGCCCACTCGTCATCCCGCATCTGTACAACGGTCGCGATAAGAGCTTCTTCTTCTTCGACTACGAAGGTCAGCGTTTGCGCCAGGGCGAGGTCTTCAACAGCATCGTCGCCAGCAACGCACAGCGCGCAGGAAACTTTGGCTCAAAGACTATCTACGACCCGCTCCTCACCAGGACCGTTGGTGGTGTCGTGGTGCGCACACCGTTCGCCAACAACACCATCCCGGCGGGTCGGTTGTCCTCTGCCGCGCTCGCTATCCAGAACTTCAATCCCGCTCCCAACACGACGACAGGAACCTTCAGCTACGCTCCCTCGCAAGCTATCGACTTCAACCAGTACACCGTTCGCCTCGACCACACTATCAACGCCAGCAATCGCCTCTTCGCCCGATGGATCTACGTCACCAACCGCGAAGTCGATCCAAACTCGTCCCCAAGCCTCGGCACCGCCTCGCTCACCTCGATTGGTCAGGACATTGCTGTTGGCGTAATCACCAACCTTGGTGCGAACAAGGTCAATGAGGCCAGGGTCCACTTTCTTCCCAGCCACGTCCGCCTCAGCGCCTTCCTGCAGGGGCCGGACTTCAACGGCCAGTTCGGCGTCGCTGGCTTCACCCCACAACTTCGTCCGGGCTCCGGCGGGTCGTTCCCCGACTACGCCTGGAGCGGTTACACCTCTCTTCAGGGCTCAGCCTTCGACCAGCGTCCCAAGTCGCAGGACCGCAAGGCGGCAGAAGGAACCGAAAACTTCACCATCCTCAAAGGCAAACACTCCATCAAGTTTGGAACACTGATCCGCTACTATCAGTGGCTCGGCTATGACAGCGAAACCTACGCGGGACAGTTCAACTTCAACGGCAATGCATCTGGGGATGCCTATGCTGATTTCCTTCTTGGCTATCCATCGTCCATCGCACGCGCTTACCCGGCGAACAACTTTGGTGGCCAGCAGACCTACAAGCAGTTCTTCGTTCAGGATGACATCCGACTCAGCTCTCGGCTCACCATCAACGCCGGTCTTCGCTACGAATATTCGCCCTGGATGGCTGGTTACAAGGGCCAGATCGGCACCTTCGATCCAACACAGGCGAAGCCCATCATCGTCTCCGGTACGGGCACCGTGCCCGACCTGACCTCGCAGTATGCAGCGCCAGCCGCCTTCCAGTTTTTTGGACAGTACATCCAGACCAGCAGCCAGGCCGGCCTGCCCATCAATATCACCTATACGGATAAGCATCAGTTCGGTCCGCGGTTCGGGATTGCCTACTCTGCCGCGAAAAAGACGGTCATCCGCGGTGGTTTCGGCATGTTTTATGAACCTGAGGGCTCAAGCGGTCGCGTGAACCTGGACATGCTTCCCTTCCGTCTCGCAGAGACCGTCAACCAGACTCAAAACGTCGTGCCGACAAGGACGCTATCTAACTTCTTCCTCGGCACAGCACTCGGTTCCGCACAGGCCAACCCAACCCTTGTCCCCAGCAAGACTCACCTCAACGTTGGCTATAACGAGCACTACAGCCTCGGCGTCCAGCAGCAACTCACCAATAATGACGTACTCGAAGTTGGCTATGTCGGCAATCACGGTGTGGACCTGAATGGCACCAATGACTTCAACGATCCAACCCCCGGACCGGGTGCTATCCAGGGTCGCCGACCCTATCAGCCGTGGGGCACGATCACCTACAACACGCAGGATACTTCGACCAACTACAACTCGCTGCAAGCCAAGCTTGAGCACCGCACCGGCTACGGGCTCACCGCACTTGTTGCCTATACCTATTCGAAGTTCTTTCAGTTCAACCAATCGCCCTCAATCGGTGGAAACACCGGCTACGAGTACGCGCTTTCGCCCTACGACACTCCGCAGAACCTCGCCATGAGTGGCAGCTACCAACTCCCTGTCGGTCGCGGTCGTCAATTCCTCGGCACCACCAACAAAGCTGTGGACAGCGTTCTTGGTGGCTGGCAACTCCAGACCATCGTCGTTCTCCGCAGCGGTGTACCGTACACTCCGGTGATCTCTGGCGACCGCGCTAACACTGGTGTCGGCAGCCAGCGGCCCATCCTCAATCCTGCGGGCGGCTCACCTACCTTCCAGCGGTCCATCGCCAACTGGTTCGATAAAACGCGCTACGTCAACGCGCCGCTTTATACCTACGGCAACGTGCTTGCCAACAGCCTCCGCTCCGACATGTATCGTCAGTACGACGCATCCATCTTCAAGAACTTCAACCTTCCCCACGAGAGCGTCATGTCCTTCCGCGCCGAGTTCTTCAACATCTCCAACACCACTAGCTTCAACGCGCCCAACGCCACTGTTGACGCAACCGCCGGTGGCCAGGTCACCAGCACCTCAGTTCCGTCACGCGATATCCAGTTCGCTCTCAAGTACAACTTTTAA
- a CDS encoding FadR/GntR family transcriptional regulator — MHLAGSSEHVLHDKDDVTHLLILRFQQMLADGILTPGCKLPPERELAGHFNVARSSLRQALKVLQIMGVITQKVGDGSYLNRDASSVLAVPMEFLFLLDDTSVQELTELRLLMEPAIAGKAAERATSADIALLRKSIADLESSERDRVKLVASDLLFHRTIFQASGNRLTTRLFQTIHRAMLNMIMVTSQLVDLEHTLAFHKPILIAIEQRDAEEASRLMAAHLIDANNLLAQSREQDKSRILRDHMAANTLDLKKKPKTSVKALHPRGARRRATRGAETT, encoded by the coding sequence ATGCATCTCGCAGGATCCTCCGAGCATGTCCTGCATGACAAAGATGATGTGACGCACCTGCTCATCCTCCGTTTCCAACAGATGCTTGCGGACGGCATCCTGACGCCAGGGTGCAAGCTTCCTCCAGAGCGTGAACTGGCAGGCCACTTTAACGTGGCTCGGTCGTCCCTGCGCCAGGCGCTGAAAGTCCTGCAGATCATGGGCGTGATTACACAAAAGGTTGGCGATGGTAGTTATCTCAACCGAGACGCATCCTCGGTGCTGGCAGTCCCGATGGAGTTTCTGTTTCTGCTGGACGATACATCGGTGCAGGAGCTTACCGAGCTTCGCTTACTGATGGAGCCGGCAATCGCGGGCAAGGCTGCGGAGCGCGCAACATCCGCTGACATTGCATTGCTACGAAAATCTATCGCAGACCTCGAAAGCAGCGAGCGGGATCGCGTCAAGCTTGTGGCGTCGGACCTGCTCTTTCATCGCACGATCTTTCAGGCCTCGGGCAATCGTCTGACGACCCGCCTGTTTCAGACGATTCATCGAGCTATGCTGAATATGATCATGGTGACCTCGCAGCTCGTCGACTTAGAGCACACTCTGGCATTCCATAAGCCGATCCTGATTGCGATCGAGCAGCGCGACGCGGAAGAAGCATCCCGGCTAATGGCTGCCCACCTCATCGACGCTAATAACCTGTTGGCGCAGAGTCGCGAGCAGGACAAGTCACGGATTCTACGAGACCACATGGCGGCGAACACGCTTGATCTCAAGAAAAAGCCGAAGACTTCAGTGAAGGCGCTGCACCCACGTGGCGCCCGAAGACGGGCGACTCGCGGAGCCGAGACCACCTGA